A genome region from Leptonema illini DSM 21528 includes the following:
- a CDS encoding helix-turn-helix domain-containing protein — protein sequence MSVNVQKRKADVGSFGERLQRRRIEKGMSQGDLARAIGIHQNQIGRYERGDSQPTADKIKKLCDALGVSKDYLLDGAEEGAARANFDDVEMLELFQEVQTLTDEDKKAIKKFVRLYVNNAKISAMTAAAR from the coding sequence ATGTCGGTAAACGTTCAGAAAAGAAAGGCTGATGTCGGAAGTTTTGGAGAACGGCTCCAGAGGCGCCGAATCGAAAAAGGCATGTCGCAGGGCGATCTTGCACGCGCCATAGGCATACACCAGAACCAGATCGGTCGTTACGAACGGGGCGACTCACAGCCTACGGCTGACAAAATCAAGAAGCTCTGTGATGCCCTCGGCGTTTCCAAAGACTACCTACTCGACGGAGCAGAGGAAGGCGCAGCACGCGCCAACTTCGACGACGTGGAGATGCTCGAGCTGTTTCAGGAAGTGCAGACTCTAACCGACGAAGACAAGAAGGCCATCAAGAAGTTTGTGCGCCTCTACGTGAATAACGCCAAGATCAGCGCCATGACGGCCGCTGCGAGATAG
- a CDS encoding HEAT repeat domain-containing protein, whose product MKYWMMLVLFCLFAPAALLAQETAPIFNRIPANEKGVEELTRLLSDPSVRIEEKSNAVDRLGVLARQLYNSDFPPEKLYNPMLGALTPRSEEPYHHVLRIHICQALGNFWNLKGGQDLIPALGRRLQDLQEHEEVRIAAALSLGKFRNQSEMAAQELLGALDKEVERGPQSDNITVVTAVVQGLGTLGDKRAFVPLMKIIKSRFPAGVKKEAQRSLESIRWD is encoded by the coding sequence ATGAAATACTGGATGATGCTCGTTCTTTTTTGCCTCTTCGCTCCGGCCGCCCTCCTGGCGCAGGAGACCGCACCTATCTTCAACCGCATACCGGCTAACGAGAAGGGCGTCGAAGAGCTCACTCGGTTGCTCTCTGATCCAAGCGTGCGTATTGAAGAGAAATCCAACGCCGTAGATCGTCTCGGCGTGCTTGCCCGTCAGCTGTATAACTCTGACTTCCCGCCCGAGAAGCTGTATAACCCGATGCTCGGCGCTCTGACTCCGCGATCCGAGGAGCCGTATCATCACGTGCTTCGCATCCATATCTGTCAGGCCCTGGGTAACTTCTGGAATCTGAAAGGCGGCCAGGATCTGATCCCCGCTCTCGGACGTCGTCTACAGGATTTACAGGAGCATGAAGAGGTGCGCATCGCCGCCGCTCTGTCGCTCGGCAAGTTCCGCAATCAATCCGAGATGGCGGCTCAGGAGCTGCTTGGCGCCCTTGATAAAGAGGTGGAACGCGGCCCGCAATCCGACAACATCACCGTCGTCACGGCCGTCGTTCAGGGCCTGGGTACGCTCGGCGATAAGCGGGCCTTTGTTCCGCTCATGAAGATCATCAAGTCGCGCTTCCCGGCCGGCGTGAAAAAAGAAGCCCAGCGCTCTCTCGAAAGCATCCGCTGGGATTGA
- a CDS encoding MBL fold metallo-hydrolase — translation MIIKLYGVRGSLPAPLLNRDLRSRLREILRLAVERQLNSVDRIDPFLDDLPDYLGFTTGGDTTCITVRRNEELFVVDAGTGLRVLGDELLPGPAGQGKAVLHIFFTHTHWDHIHGLPFFKPLYIPGNEIHFYSPLPDLEERLAYQTDERFFPMPFHRTASTKFFHRLDGELEIRPGLLIDTYPLKHPGGSFAYRFREAGRKFVFATDVEFNGDDLLDRNDHLNFFSEADLLILDAQYTLDESFMKIDWGHTSFSMAVNCAVHWKVKNLVLTHHEPAYNDRRIYENYENAIEHRRILKQDRPRIYLAREGTVYHVGDEVV, via the coding sequence ATGATCATCAAGCTTTACGGTGTTCGGGGCTCACTGCCGGCTCCGCTCTTAAACAGAGATCTGCGCTCCCGCCTGAGGGAGATCCTCCGGCTTGCCGTCGAGCGTCAGCTGAACTCCGTAGATCGTATCGATCCCTTCCTCGATGATCTGCCCGATTACCTCGGCTTTACGACGGGCGGCGATACGACCTGCATCACCGTGCGCCGCAACGAAGAGCTTTTCGTCGTCGACGCAGGAACCGGTCTTCGGGTACTTGGCGACGAGCTCCTGCCGGGCCCTGCCGGCCAGGGCAAGGCCGTTCTGCATATATTCTTCACGCACACCCACTGGGATCATATACACGGACTTCCGTTTTTCAAGCCGCTTTATATTCCCGGCAACGAGATCCATTTCTATTCCCCGCTGCCAGACCTCGAAGAGCGACTGGCCTACCAGACCGATGAGCGATTCTTTCCCATGCCGTTTCATCGCACGGCCAGTACGAAATTCTTCCACAGGCTTGACGGAGAACTTGAGATCCGCCCCGGCCTTCTAATCGATACGTATCCGCTCAAGCATCCCGGTGGGTCCTTTGCCTACCGCTTCCGCGAGGCCGGTCGTAAATTCGTCTTCGCCACCGATGTGGAGTTCAACGGCGACGACCTTCTCGATCGTAACGATCATCTGAATTTCTTCTCAGAGGCCGATCTGCTCATCCTCGATGCTCAATACACGCTTGATGAGTCGTTCATGAAAATCGACTGGGGCCATACAAGCTTCAGCATGGCCGTGAACTGCGCCGTACACTGGAAAGTGAAGAACCTCGTTCTCACGCATCACGAACCCGCCTATAACGACCGCCGTATCTACGAAAACTATGAGAACGCCATCGAGCACAGACGTATTCTGAAGCAGGACCGTCCGCGCATATACCTGGCACGCGAAGGAACCGTCTACCATGTCGGAGATGAAGTCGTATAG
- a CDS encoding tetratricopeptide repeat protein — translation MKRLIVITTLTILASCATQEVRRSEAKDTAIAGDPVQSARIRSLLDQGNLALVRRDFRTAEKKAEESLQVLPTFQGHYLLGMVYKEEGKTDEALQSLLRAEELAPDQEQILLSLGLIYGSRGDLDLSLKRFQRLLELHPDDPAYNYRAGVLNKEKKSYERSLSLLKKADVDGFEYRDQALLQLGDVCLELRRFDEADEYFRRAQRANPKMQDALKGSDASQTARLLEQGNLFFRKKDYARAEASFREAMQLSPRSPGPRLQLGSVFLARGNVAGARKEFEEALRVSPESREARILIASTARRQADYDRSLKVIEEGLRRNPDDAELLNQLGLHYAAQGDREKAVMIFERILTKDERFIPARKNALFQYIELGRFADARRHLAVIQKTESGPEWKETAERIQIHEMLERGHALFGRGQYRRAETEYTKALRLKKDYAPTLIAIGRARLLNNNFKGAEAAFRTVRASEPANPEALEGLLSLYQKTGNTRARSALQREIQQMSATNPEVLLAFARMKEDEGRRDEAYQEYRSLLARLPGNAYVKRRMAGIQIEYAIEKNARNRFDEAASHLKEAERLDPAHPALARNRQIIEENRKFRHLIPEIERAEESFRRAEYKKAEDQFSRLYRQWQRPSFLVRLAEIRFETGREAAGQAMLIEALKKDPAGIEYREALYSRLLDRRQLDEAEQGFKKILAEDESAFFSSYKLGVIEMLRERYDRALEHMQQALLYRPDFLPARIARGVIYYEQEKKAEARREFEEARKIERHGQELALLNLALMEWNDGSQRTERALTELTRIYPDFADPHYHLAYLHYSKGNQRAALQSIDRALAIQKTPEFLFARIEILDKMKSRELEASGRQFLKEYPGDDRAGKVRRLLASAGGQKDFLEPAMRYPAGNDPVYAFAESFLIVRKDMVLGVERGTDRVLFQVDVKPVAHHLDGFLLVLEKGRLRSFDPITGEELLPVAVPATACDVSGTGADPIVQLQCGNRPAVFRKARTTAEYTAPVGAKMIALNSGADAKTSYAVYVANKITLLDSELKAKADFTAPSRIEDLRVADDGSRIILQTASELIFLSADSLSKERGIALKGRKAVLASQPILVSGNTVDLFSHDGKEIGSFKLPENPISLETISVVSSDRISFIGRNRQLLLVNKEGQVLLRENLSGASIYSVRIGK, via the coding sequence ATGAAACGACTGATAGTTATTACTACGTTAACAATTCTGGCATCCTGCGCCACGCAGGAAGTCCGACGATCCGAGGCAAAGGACACGGCCATCGCCGGCGATCCCGTGCAATCCGCTCGTATTCGATCTCTTCTCGATCAGGGCAATCTTGCTCTGGTGCGACGCGATTTCAGAACGGCAGAAAAGAAGGCAGAGGAATCGCTGCAGGTTCTGCCGACCTTTCAGGGGCATTATCTGCTGGGGATGGTCTATAAAGAAGAAGGCAAAACCGATGAGGCGTTACAGTCCCTTTTAAGAGCGGAGGAACTTGCTCCCGATCAGGAGCAGATCCTTCTTTCTCTCGGGTTGATCTATGGCTCAAGAGGCGATCTTGACCTGTCGCTGAAAAGATTCCAGCGACTGCTGGAGCTGCATCCCGATGATCCGGCGTATAACTATCGTGCCGGAGTCCTTAATAAGGAAAAAAAGAGCTACGAACGCTCTCTATCTCTTTTAAAAAAGGCCGACGTCGACGGCTTTGAGTATCGCGACCAGGCTCTGTTGCAACTTGGAGACGTTTGCCTTGAGCTGCGACGTTTCGACGAAGCCGATGAATACTTCCGTCGGGCGCAGCGGGCCAATCCGAAGATGCAGGATGCTCTGAAGGGGAGCGATGCCAGTCAGACGGCCCGGTTACTTGAGCAGGGGAACCTTTTCTTCCGTAAAAAGGATTATGCGCGCGCCGAGGCATCTTTTCGCGAGGCGATGCAGCTCAGCCCCCGTTCGCCGGGACCGCGTTTGCAGCTGGGCTCGGTGTTCCTGGCCCGCGGGAACGTTGCTGGAGCGCGCAAGGAGTTCGAAGAGGCACTGCGTGTCAGTCCTGAAAGCAGAGAGGCGCGCATCCTGATCGCCTCGACGGCAAGAAGACAGGCCGATTATGATCGCTCTCTTAAAGTAATCGAAGAGGGACTGCGTCGAAATCCCGACGATGCCGAGCTTCTCAATCAGCTCGGGCTGCATTATGCGGCGCAGGGCGATCGCGAGAAGGCCGTGATGATCTTCGAACGGATTCTTACAAAGGACGAAAGGTTTATTCCCGCGCGCAAAAACGCTCTCTTTCAGTACATCGAGCTCGGCCGTTTTGCCGATGCGCGTCGTCACCTTGCGGTGATTCAAAAGACCGAATCCGGCCCGGAATGGAAAGAGACGGCAGAGCGCATTCAGATTCACGAGATGCTTGAACGCGGCCATGCCTTGTTCGGCAGAGGTCAGTACAGACGCGCCGAGACGGAATACACGAAGGCGCTGCGTCTGAAGAAGGACTATGCTCCGACGCTGATCGCCATCGGCAGGGCCCGGCTGCTCAACAATAACTTCAAAGGCGCCGAGGCGGCCTTTCGCACCGTGAGAGCCTCTGAGCCGGCTAACCCCGAGGCCCTTGAAGGTCTGCTTTCCCTGTATCAGAAAACGGGCAATACGCGCGCACGATCGGCGCTTCAGCGTGAGATCCAGCAGATGTCGGCCACGAACCCAGAGGTGCTTCTTGCCTTTGCCCGTATGAAAGAGGACGAGGGTCGCCGTGATGAGGCATATCAGGAATATCGCTCTCTGCTTGCCCGGCTTCCGGGGAACGCCTATGTAAAAAGGCGCATGGCCGGCATTCAGATCGAGTACGCCATCGAGAAGAACGCGCGCAACCGCTTCGATGAGGCCGCATCTCATCTGAAAGAGGCGGAGCGCCTTGATCCGGCGCATCCGGCGCTTGCGCGAAATCGTCAGATTATTGAAGAGAACCGCAAATTCCGACATCTTATTCCCGAGATCGAAAGGGCTGAAGAGTCCTTCCGTCGAGCTGAGTATAAAAAGGCGGAGGATCAGTTCTCACGCCTCTATCGCCAGTGGCAGCGGCCTTCTTTTCTCGTGCGACTTGCCGAGATCCGCTTTGAAACGGGACGCGAGGCAGCCGGACAGGCCATGCTGATCGAAGCCCTGAAAAAAGACCCGGCAGGCATCGAGTATCGCGAGGCCCTGTATTCAAGGTTGCTTGATCGCAGGCAGCTCGATGAGGCCGAGCAGGGCTTCAAGAAGATCCTTGCAGAAGACGAGTCGGCCTTCTTCTCTTCGTATAAGTTAGGCGTCATCGAGATGCTCCGCGAGAGATATGATCGAGCGCTTGAGCACATGCAACAGGCCCTGCTCTACAGGCCCGACTTTTTACCCGCCCGTATCGCTCGCGGCGTGATCTACTACGAACAGGAAAAGAAAGCGGAGGCCAGGCGAGAGTTTGAAGAGGCGCGCAAGATTGAAAGGCACGGGCAGGAGCTTGCTCTGCTCAACCTCGCTCTGATGGAATGGAACGACGGCAGCCAGCGAACGGAGCGCGCCCTCACCGAACTGACGCGCATCTATCCGGACTTTGCCGATCCGCACTATCATCTGGCCTATCTGCACTATTCGAAGGGAAACCAGCGAGCGGCCCTTCAGAGCATCGATAGGGCGCTTGCCATTCAGAAGACGCCGGAGTTCCTCTTTGCCCGTATCGAGATCCTCGATAAGATGAAGTCCCGCGAGCTTGAGGCTTCGGGTCGACAGTTCCTGAAAGAGTATCCGGGGGACGATCGGGCCGGTAAGGTGCGACGGTTGCTTGCCAGCGCCGGCGGACAGAAGGACTTTCTCGAACCCGCCATGCGCTATCCTGCAGGCAATGATCCCGTCTATGCCTTCGCCGAGTCTTTTCTTATCGTGCGCAAGGACATGGTCCTCGGCGTGGAGCGCGGCACGGACAGAGTTCTCTTTCAGGTCGATGTTAAGCCTGTAGCCCATCATCTCGATGGATTCCTGTTAGTGCTTGAAAAGGGTCGCCTGCGCAGCTTTGATCCGATAACGGGCGAGGAGCTTCTGCCTGTTGCCGTGCCGGCCACCGCCTGTGACGTTTCGGGGACCGGGGCTGATCCCATCGTGCAGCTGCAATGCGGGAACAGGCCGGCGGTCTTTCGAAAGGCGCGCACGACGGCCGAATACACCGCTCCAGTCGGTGCGAAGATGATTGCGCTTAACTCGGGGGCAGATGCAAAGACGAGCTATGCCGTCTACGTTGCAAATAAGATTACCTTGCTTGATTCTGAGCTGAAGGCAAAGGCTGATTTTACAGCGCCTTCACGAATCGAAGATCTTCGTGTTGCCGATGATGGTTCAAGGATCATCTTGCAGACGGCCTCAGAGCTAATCTTTTTAAGCGCAGATTCTCTTTCAAAAGAAAGAGGCATCGCCCTGAAGGGGCGTAAGGCGGTGCTTGCTTCGCAACCGATTCTTGTTTCTGGGAATACGGTGGATCTTTTTTCTCATGATGGGAAGGAAATCGGCTCATTTAAGCTGCCAGAAAATCCGATCAGTCTTGAAACGATTTCCGTCGTCTCATCTGATAGAATCAGCTTTATAGGTCGCAACCGGCAATTGCTGCTTGTGAATAAAGAGGGACAGGTTCTTCTCAGAGAGAATCTGAGCGGCGCCTCTATCTACAGCGTTCGTATAGGGAAATGA
- a CDS encoding CHC2 zinc finger domain-containing protein produces MLEQLKKETDLARLVASYGISLKRAGKDLVGRCPFHKDDTPSFVVTPGKNLWHCFGCGAGGDAIEFLMQKEGLDFPAAVERLQRFTGNASNAGDADASHPSNPADNVPASLTGAMAADLLTSVVEHYHKTLKNDSGALRYLESRGLASAEAGAEAIVRFGVGYADGSLSGILPTPQSKEGELIRGLLKKMGLMRSGTGHEHFEGCITFPVFDERGVLCGMYGRRLSNKHRVKHLYLPGPHRGIWNRDAYNQPDLILCESIIDAMSFYVHGLRNVSCAYGIEGFTDEMMQALRTGNVKRLYIAFDADRPGNDASIRLAKRLAAELPGLECLRILLPMGLDANDYILRLMDPAGGLRELVAIARPVLESPDLAKTPVLPVHIEEIPAKMVRKAPPEPECTVNGDEVRLAYGERRYRVRGLYKNTTDHLMKINLRVSLGDVYHVDTFDLLSAKSRLSFIEQAAGELAVDHEILKHDLGRILSTLEELQEKRLRETLRPEQDVVEIPEDRRKKAIAYLKDPALVRNIVADFERCGLVGERINSLIGYLGTVSRKTEAPLAIIIQSSSSAGKSTLMDALLAFVPEEDRIKFSMMTGQSLYYMQSRSLKHRILAIAEEEGVERAKYAIKILQSEGRITIATTIRDPATGLPDTKEFEVEGPVMILLTTTNTEIDEELLNRCLVITINEDREQTRRIQSLQRHRRTAAGLTAGRHDAVHLRELHADAQRLLRTLPVVIPDVELLDFPDTQLRMRRDHEKFLTLIETVAFLHQYQREIRKEGDMEYIVATEEDVALAAFLAGEVFGISLDDLAPQTKRLLTLIEELVTEGAARHSVEKRMFRFTRRDVREYTNWGDSRLKKHIARLEDLEYLLVHGGGRGQFIEYELAYNGEGDDGSPFVPGLTAGRYAPLGEELVNFLKEKSRFFDEKSRQNEQKSPPSHPQVTAKSPLSHGPKSAEKALNQGTFAEKREKRLEKGIGGSFANPRTPPQSHAREAGL; encoded by the coding sequence GTGCTAGAACAGCTTAAGAAAGAGACCGATCTTGCCCGGCTTGTGGCCTCTTATGGGATTTCGCTTAAACGGGCCGGGAAGGATCTTGTGGGGCGGTGTCCTTTCCATAAGGACGATACGCCGTCCTTTGTAGTCACGCCGGGCAAGAACCTCTGGCACTGCTTCGGCTGTGGAGCGGGTGGCGATGCGATCGAGTTTTTGATGCAGAAGGAGGGTCTGGACTTCCCGGCGGCCGTAGAACGGTTGCAGCGGTTTACGGGCAACGCGAGCAATGCAGGCGACGCCGATGCGTCTCATCCGTCCAACCCTGCCGACAACGTGCCTGCTTCCCTTACGGGAGCTATGGCCGCCGACCTTCTTACGTCTGTTGTGGAACACTATCATAAGACGCTCAAGAATGATTCCGGGGCGTTGCGGTATCTGGAATCCCGTGGCCTTGCATCAGCAGAGGCCGGGGCTGAGGCTATCGTTAGATTCGGCGTGGGTTATGCAGACGGTAGCCTGTCGGGCATCCTGCCAACCCCTCAGTCTAAAGAAGGCGAGTTGATCCGGGGCCTACTCAAGAAGATGGGGCTTATGCGGTCGGGAACGGGGCATGAGCACTTCGAGGGCTGTATAACCTTTCCCGTCTTTGATGAGCGAGGCGTTCTGTGCGGGATGTATGGCCGACGTCTCAGTAACAAGCATCGGGTGAAGCATCTGTATCTACCGGGTCCGCATCGTGGCATCTGGAATCGGGATGCGTATAACCAGCCCGATCTGATTCTCTGCGAGTCGATCATCGATGCGATGAGCTTCTACGTGCATGGTCTCAGGAACGTGAGCTGCGCCTATGGCATCGAGGGCTTTACCGATGAGATGATGCAGGCGCTGCGGACTGGAAACGTGAAGCGGCTGTATATTGCCTTTGATGCGGATCGTCCGGGAAACGATGCGTCCATAAGGCTTGCAAAGAGGCTCGCCGCAGAGCTGCCCGGTCTGGAATGCCTGCGAATTCTTTTGCCGATGGGGCTTGATGCAAACGATTACATTCTGCGATTGATGGATCCTGCCGGCGGACTCCGTGAGCTGGTGGCCATAGCCCGTCCCGTTCTGGAATCACCCGATCTGGCGAAGACCCCGGTCCTGCCGGTGCACATAGAAGAGATCCCCGCGAAGATGGTGCGTAAGGCTCCCCCGGAGCCGGAATGCACGGTAAACGGCGATGAGGTGCGGCTTGCGTATGGTGAGAGACGCTACCGGGTGCGTGGGTTATACAAGAACACAACCGACCACCTCATGAAGATCAACCTCCGCGTATCCCTCGGCGACGTCTATCATGTCGATACGTTTGATCTTCTTTCAGCGAAATCCCGCCTGTCCTTTATCGAGCAGGCAGCGGGCGAGCTTGCCGTCGACCATGAGATACTCAAGCATGACCTCGGGCGCATCCTCTCCACGCTGGAAGAGCTACAGGAGAAGCGCCTTCGCGAGACGCTCAGGCCCGAGCAGGATGTCGTCGAGATTCCGGAGGACAGACGCAAGAAGGCGATCGCTTATCTTAAAGATCCGGCTCTTGTACGTAACATCGTCGCCGACTTTGAGCGATGCGGCCTTGTGGGCGAGCGCATCAATTCCCTGATCGGCTATCTGGGCACTGTGTCGAGAAAGACAGAGGCTCCCCTTGCCATCATTATACAGTCGAGTTCCTCGGCTGGTAAGTCCACCCTCATGGACGCCCTGCTTGCCTTTGTGCCAGAAGAGGACCGGATCAAGTTCTCGATGATGACGGGGCAATCCCTCTATTACATGCAGTCGCGAAGCCTCAAACACCGGATTCTTGCCATAGCAGAAGAGGAAGGCGTGGAGCGTGCGAAGTATGCCATCAAGATCTTACAGAGCGAGGGCCGTATAACGATCGCAACGACGATCCGTGATCCGGCAACGGGGCTTCCCGATACGAAGGAATTCGAGGTGGAGGGTCCGGTGATGATTCTACTCACAACGACAAACACCGAGATCGACGAGGAGCTCTTAAACCGCTGCCTTGTGATCACCATCAACGAAGACCGGGAACAGACAAGACGCATCCAGTCGTTACAGAGACACAGGCGCACCGCTGCGGGGCTTACCGCCGGGCGGCATGATGCCGTGCATCTGCGAGAGCTGCATGCCGATGCACAGAGGCTTCTTAGAACGTTACCCGTCGTGATTCCTGACGTTGAGCTTCTTGACTTTCCCGATACACAACTGCGCATGCGACGGGATCATGAGAAGTTCCTGACGCTGATTGAGACGGTTGCGTTTCTGCATCAGTATCAACGAGAGATCCGCAAAGAGGGCGACATGGAATACATCGTCGCCACAGAAGAGGACGTCGCCCTTGCAGCATTCCTTGCCGGTGAAGTCTTTGGCATCTCGCTTGATGATCTTGCTCCGCAGACGAAGAGGCTTCTTACGCTTATAGAAGAGCTGGTGACGGAAGGAGCGGCACGGCATAGCGTTGAGAAGCGCATGTTCCGCTTTACGCGAAGAGACGTGCGTGAGTATACGAACTGGGGCGACTCAAGGCTGAAGAAACATATTGCCCGCCTTGAAGATCTGGAATATCTGCTTGTACATGGCGGCGGTCGCGGGCAGTTCATCGAGTATGAGCTGGCCTATAATGGAGAAGGCGACGACGGCTCTCCTTTTGTTCCGGGTCTAACGGCGGGTCGTTATGCTCCTTTAGGAGAGGAATTAGTAAACTTTCTAAAGGAGAAGTCACGCTTTTTTGATGAGAAGTCACGGCAAAACGAGCAGAAGTCACCCCCAAGTCACCCTCAAGTTACGGCCAAGTCACCCCTGAGTCACGGTCCAAAAAGCGCAGAAAAGGCCTTAAATCAGGGAACTTTTGCAGAAAAACGGGAAAAACGCTTAGAAAAAGGAATTGGGGGGTCATTTGCAAATCCCCGAACTCCTCCACAAAGTCATGCACGTGAGGCCGGTCTGTGA
- a CDS encoding polymorphic toxin-type HINT domain-containing protein produces the protein MRSPVGAWWRSNGEFQFRTCFVAGTKVKTPSGYRNIEDIRAGDKVLSYNETTKRIEVQTVKQTFIRKTDRIYTLVYDTGTKLQTTATHPFYIEGKGWVKAADLHVGDDSLLAGEVSQLDVYGGARLQNVSYRQSKQGVIVGITVEDRAETVYNFEVNETHTYLVGESDVVVHNAQGYSPEEVKELIEKATGPYYQHGGELQEKIRDAIQREIDEANIDDPALKRSFETQYVPHTATQSCFMNSLYLFVSELNPGSVPSYEKFIIDGASDGMIIKDRNDGGFARVEKPYELMTKYLSPDQKLKVVDGADGAGLQSFMKSSANIALMRNDVHTWLVVKQKEADGKTSVRYVDTYYKDRNGKTDYKYKPHTVIYAESAK, from the coding sequence ATGAGAAGTCCGGTCGGAGCCTGGTGGCGGAGTAACGGCGAATTCCAATTCCGGACCTGTTTCGTTGCAGGAACGAAGGTGAAAACGCCCTCCGGCTACCGCAATATCGAGGATATTCGCGCCGGGGATAAGGTTCTCTCATATAACGAGACGACAAAACGCATTGAGGTGCAGACGGTAAAGCAGACGTTCATCCGTAAAACCGACCGTATCTACACGCTGGTCTATGACACCGGCACAAAACTGCAAACGACGGCCACCCACCCCTTCTACATAGAAGGCAAAGGCTGGGTGAAGGCGGCCGACCTGCATGTCGGTGACGACTCGCTGCTTGCCGGTGAAGTGTCGCAGCTCGATGTATACGGCGGAGCTCGCCTACAGAACGTCTCCTACAGGCAATCGAAGCAGGGCGTGATCGTGGGGATTACGGTCGAGGACCGAGCCGAGACGGTGTATAACTTCGAGGTGAACGAGACGCATACCTATCTGGTGGGTGAGAGCGATGTGGTTGTGCATAATGCGCAGGGGTATTCACCTGAAGAGGTAAAAGAGCTTATAGAAAAGGCTACTGGTCCCTACTATCAGCATGGTGGCGAATTACAGGAAAAAATTCGCGATGCCATTCAGAGGGAAATAGATGAGGCCAACATTGACGACCCAGCATTGAAGCGTTCTTTTGAAACGCAGTATGTACCTCATACTGCAACGCAGAGTTGCTTTATGAATAGTCTATACCTATTCGTATCTGAATTGAATCCGGGCTCTGTACCGTCTTATGAAAAATTCATAATAGATGGGGCAAGCGACGGGATGATTATAAAGGACAGGAACGACGGTGGATTTGCCCGGGTTGAAAAACCGTATGAACTGATGACAAAATATCTCAGCCCGGATCAAAAATTGAAAGTGGTAGATGGAGCAGATGGTGCAGGGCTTCAATCCTTCATGAAATCATCAGCCAATATTGCTCTTATGAGAAATGACGTACATACTTGGCTTGTAGTGAAACAAAAAGAAGCGGATGGGAAAACATCTGTTCGGTATGTTGATACTTACTATAAAGATAGAAATGGGAAGACAGACTACAAATATAAGCCCCATACTGTGATTTATGCGGAGTCAGCGAAATGA
- a CDS encoding HAMP domain-containing protein: protein MTDLHTEKDEKKQLRWRYYIDRKFQNVFILRFSAIVLLVVAFTLGILWMIRENPYPLLSEEGGVLISMSTEQTLSCQSADGAIVQMGVPGRIFNAFDLYWVPIVFVSSINLVLLVVFGLFYSHSMAGPVHNMRKTLQEMAEGGPVRPIRIRRGDQFQELVDDINTLIEKRVK from the coding sequence ATGACCGATCTCCATACAGAAAAAGATGAAAAGAAACAGCTACGCTGGCGTTATTATATCGACCGGAAGTTCCAGAATGTATTTATTCTGCGGTTCTCAGCCATAGTGCTTCTTGTCGTAGCCTTTACACTTGGAATACTCTGGATGATACGCGAGAATCCGTATCCGCTTCTTTCAGAAGAAGGCGGCGTTCTGATTTCTATGAGTACCGAACAAACGTTGAGCTGTCAGAGCGCCGACGGAGCCATCGTTCAGATGGGCGTTCCGGGCCGCATCTTCAACGCCTTTGATCTGTACTGGGTGCCTATCGTCTTTGTAAGTAGCATTAATCTCGTGCTGCTCGTCGTCTTCGGCCTTTTCTATTCGCATTCGATGGCCGGGCCTGTGCATAACATGCGCAAGACCCTGCAGGAGATGGCGGAGGGCGGCCCGGTTCGTCCGATCCGCATTCGCAGAGGGGATCAGTTCCAGGAGCTTGTGGACGACATCAACACGCTGATCGAAAAGAGGGTGAAATAA